In the Paraburkholderia acidisoli genome, CTCTGGGACATGGACGGCACGCTCGCGCTGAGCGAGCCGCTCCACCTGCGCACGCTCATTGCCGCGCTCGCGCACCACGGCGTGCGGGCCGGCGACGAACTGCATCCGCTCACGTTCGGACAAACCGGCAAGGCCGTGCATCGCCTCGTGCGCGAGCGCTTCGGCATCGACACGCCATTCGACGCCTGGTCCGCGTATCGCGCCGCACGCTACGTGGCCGAAGCGCCGCAGCTCGCGCCGCGCCCCGGCGCGCTGGAAGTCTGGCGCGCGGCGCACGACGCGGGCTTGCGCCAGGCCATCGTCTCGAACGCCGGGCGCATGTTGCTCGAAGCGAATCTCAACGCGCTCGGCCTGCAAGCGCCCGAACTCGTTTCCGTGAGCGCCAACGACGTGCGCCACGGCAAGCCCGACCCCGAACCCTATTTGCGCGCCGCATATCTGCTCGACGTCCCGCCCGCGCAAGCCGTGGCCGTGGAAGACAGCCCGACCGGCGCGCAGGCCGCGCTCGCGGCGGGCATGCGCGTGCTGGGCTGGCCCGCCGAAGCCGAACACGCGAGCGGGTTCGCGCCGCAGGTGCAACTCGTGTATAGCGCGCGCGAACTCGCCGCCGCGCTCGGCCTTTCCCTCGACCTACCTGACTCGCACTGACATGCTGAAAACCAGTATTTTTCCCTCGCGTTACGTGCAGGGCGCGGGCGCGCTCGCGACCCTCGACGCCGAACTCGCGCGCCTCGGCACGCGCGCGGCTTGCCTCGTCGACCGCAATGTCGCCGGTCTGCTCGACCCCTCGCTGGCGCGCGCCGACAAGGTCGCGTTGCAGGTGCGCGCCGTGGAGGCCGCGTGCACCGAACGCGCCGTGGCCGAGACCGCCGGCTGGATACGCTCGACGGGCGCGGACATGGTCGTGTCGTTCGGCGGCGGCAAGGTCATCGACACGGGCCGCGCCGCCGCCGACGACCTGCGCCTGCCGTTCGCGTGCGTGCCGACGATCGCCGCCTCCGACGCGCCGTGCAGCGCGCTCGCCGTGATCTACGACGAAGCCGGCCGCGTGGTGCGCGACCGCTTCGTGCGCCGCAACCCCGACCTCGTGCTGCTCGACACCGCCGTGATCGTGCGCGCGCCCGCGCGCTTCTTCATTGCGGGGATCGGCGACGCGCTCGCCACCTGGTACGAAGCCGACGCCTGCCGCCGCGCCTGGGCGCGCAACCTGTGCGGCGGGCGCGGCACCGCGCTCGCCTTCGAAGCCGCCAGGCTGTGCCGGGACATGCTGTTCGCGCACGCGCCGCAAGCGGTCGCCGACTGCCGCGCGCAACTCGTCACGCCCGACTTCGACGCCACGCTCGAAGCCACGGTGCTCCTCTCGGGCATCGGCTTCGAGTCGGGCGGCGTGGCGGCGGCGCACGCGATTCATCACGGCCTCGCCGATCTGCCCTCCTCGCACAGCTTGCTGCACGGTGAAAAAGTCGCCGTGGGCGTGCTCGCTTCGCTGTTTCTGTCGACGGTCGACGAAGCGGAACGCCACCGCGTGTTCGCGTTCTGCCGCACCGTGGGGCTGCCCACGCGCCTCGCGCAGATCAACGTCGACGTGAACGATACGGCCGCGCTCGAAGCCGTCGCCGCGCGCGCTTGCCGGGCGGGCGAAATCATCCACAACGAGCCGTATCCCGTCGAACCGGCCATGGTCGTGGCCGCGCTCAAGGCCATGGACGGTTACGGCGCGCGCCTCGAAGCGCGTCACTACGCAGAGGAACTGGCATGAACGTGATGCAGAACGTAACGGCAAACCCTGCACAGGGCACGACGCAATCGCACGAATCGCACGCCTTTCGCCCCGATTTGTTCGACGGCAAGACCGTGCTCGTCTCGGGCGCGACGAGCGGCATCGGGCTCGCCATCGCGGAAGGTTTCGCTGCGCTCGGCGCGCGCGTGATCGCCACCGGCAGTTCGGCGGCGAAGCTCGAAGCGCGGCGCGCCGACGCCACGCTCTCGCATCTTCGCTTCGAAGCGCTCGACGTGCGCGACGCGCAGGCGATCCAGCAGTTCGTGGGCGGCCTCGACACGCTCGACGTGCTCGTGAACGCGGCCGGCGTCGCGCGCCCCTTCGACGAATACCGCGACGACGTGTTCCGCGAAGTGCTCGACGTGAATCTCACCGCCGCCATGCGCTTTTCGATGGCCGCGCGCGCGCAGCTGGAGCACACGCAAGGCGCGATCGTCAACGTCGCTTCCATGCTCAGTTATCTCGCCGATGTCGAAGTGCCCGCGTATTGCGCGAGCAAAACGGGCGTGCTCGGCCTCACGCGCTCGCTCGCGCATGCGTTCGGCGTGGCGGGCGTGCGCGTGAACGCGATCGCGCCCGGCTACCATCGCACCGACATGACGCGACCGCTCTGGGAAACCCCCGCGAGCGCGCAAAAGATCGCCGCGCGCAGCGCGCTCAAACGCTGGGGCGAAGCCAGCGATCTCGTGGGCGCGACGCTGTTTCTCGCCTCGCCCGCCGCCGCGTTCATCACCGGCGTGACGCTGCCCGTGGATGGCGGTTACGTCAGCGGCAGCTGAGCGCGTCGCGTCATCCCGGTTCGCTACATTCGCGCTGCATTTTCGGCACGCACGCGCGACGTTCGCGCCGCGCGCGAGCGATCACGCCACGCCTGCCGATACTGCCGTTCCCCCTGGTCGCCGCACCAGGGGAAATGCATTAGCATGGCTAATGTTCGCTTCCGCGCGGCCGCACCGCTGGCTTTCAGCGCCCTGACACCCTCGCTTCGACCTTGCCGTTGCCGCCCTGCGCGCACGCCATGGCGTGCCGACCGGGAACCCGCCCGCCGCCTCCGGAAGCCCGTCAGGGAGTGGCATGCATGAGCGTCGTGAATCTGGATCTGGAGTTGCTGCGCACGTTCGTCGCCATCGTGGAGCGTGAATCGTTCGCTGCCGCGGCCGAGTCCGTGCATCGCACGCAATCGGCGGTCACGCAGCAAATGCAGCGGCTGGAAAGTCAGCTCGACAAAACGCTGTTCCACAAGAAAGGCCGCGAAAAGCGCCTGACTGAAGACGGTCTCAAGCTGCTGGAATATTCGCGGCGTCTGCTCGCGCTCAACGACGAGGCGTGTTCGGCCATCGCCGGCTCGACGCTCACCGGCGAAGTGCGGCTGGGCGCGCCCGCCGACGTTGCCGACTCGATGCTGCCGAATCTGCTGCAACGCTTTTCGAAGGCGTTCCCGAGCTTGCGCATGACGATCGACACGGGGCGCACCGCGTTTCTCATGCAGGCCATGAAGCGCGGCGAAATCGACATGACCATTTCCGCGCGCGAGCATCCCGAATACCGGCGCGTGACCTTGCGCACCTCGCCCACGGTCTGGATGTGCGCCGACGACTACCACTACGACCGGCTTCAGCCGCTCGATCTCATCACCTCCGACGAACCAAGCCTGTTCCGTACCATGGCGCTCGACCATCTCGAACGCGCGGGCATCGCGTGGCGTATCAAATATGTCGCGCCCACGCTGCCGGGCATACGCGCCGCCCTGCGCGCGGGTCTGGGCATCACCGCGCGCTCGGTCGAGGTCATGGGCCCCGACCTGCGCGTGCTCGGCGAGGCGGACGGACTGCCGCGCCTGCCCGACGTCACCTACAACCTCTATATCGGCTCGTCGCCCAATCCGCCCGCGCGGCGGCTGTTCGACTCGCTCGGCGCCGTGCGCATCTGAAGCGCGTCGCAACGCAGCACGACCGGCCCGAGCCAGGCGAGCCACCTCGCGCGCAAGCCGCGCTTTTTTTCCTGCCGATCCGCCCACGCCGCGGCGGCGCGTTCCTCCGCGCCCGCCGCCTCGTAGCTCGCCAGCCAGACCACCGCCACGCCTGGTTCGCCATGCAGATACACGGTCATGTCGGCTTCCTTGGCACGCGCTACTGCTTCTGCTGGGTTTGTTCGAGGCCGAACTGCGTGTGATCGATGTGCGCCTTTTCCTCGGGCGTCATCGTCTTGGCCAGCATGTATTCCCACGGGCGATTGATGTCGAACTCGCTTTCGCCGAACAACTCCGCCGGGTCCATCGTCGTGATGTTTTTCGACAGCAGCATGGCCTGCGTCTGCATGCGCGCATCCACATCGGCATACACGGCGAACACCACGGCCTGCTTCACCGAATGCCCGACCACGGTGTCGCCGTGGCCGCGCATCAGGATCACCGGCGCGTTGCCCAGCGCGCGGGCGAGCGCCGCGCCGCGCTTTTCGTCCGTGACCTGCATGCCGCGTTCTTCCTTGCCGCGCGCGTCGCGAATCTCGAAGTTCGGCGTTTCGAGCGGCAGAAAGCCCGCCTGCGCGATCACGGGCTTGAGCGGAATGTGCGTGAGGCTGAGCGGAATCACCGCCTGCGAATGCGAGTGGATCACGGCCATCACGTCGGGGCGCGCCTTGTAGATTTCGCCGTGGATATACCGCTCGCCATTAACCTTGCGGCCTTGCGCGTCGATCGGCTGGCTGTCGGACACGCGCAGCGCGAGGATGTCGTTTTTGGTCACGAGCGAGGGCGGCATCGCGCGCGGCATGTAGAAGATGCCGGGATCTTTCTTCGAGCGCGCGCTCACATGGCCGAAGCCGTCGAGCACACCTTCGTTGACGAGAATCCGGTACGCCTGAACCAGTTGCTCCTTCACCGCGTCGTCGGGATCGACGGGTTGCTGCGCACGGGCGAAGCCCGTCATGCCCATGCCGCCCACGCCCATCACGACAGCGAGCACGACGAGCCCCGCCCGCATCCATTTGCGAATCATTCGTTGTCTCCTTGTTGAAACGCCGTCGCGCGGCATCAGAACCGCGTGCGCAGGCCGATCATCGCGCCGGTCTGCACGGCGCCTTCGGTCACCGTGTTGAAGCCCGCGAAGCCGAGCGCGCTGTGGGCCTTGTTGAGGATGGTGCCGAGCTGCACGTAAACGTCGGTGCGCTTGGACAGCAGATAGTCGGCGAGCACGGAAAGCATCAGCGGATTGCCCTGGCCCGTGTTGCGGTCGGCTTCGTAGAACAGATCCGAGGCGATGTTGAAGTAAGGCGTGACCTGATAGCGGCCAGCGACCCAGAACAGCGACGAATACAGGTTCTGCACCGGCTGCTTTTGCGCGTAAAAGCGATACGCCGCGTACAGTTGCACGGGATTCAGGTCGAGCGAGGCGGCGGCGCCGTAGCGTTGCGTCTTGACGCCTTGCGTCGCCACCGTGTTGCCGTTCTGTTGATCGAACAGCAAACCCAGTGTGCCGATACCGTGGTTGTACGTGACGAACAGGCTCTCCTCCTTGCCGACGCGATACGCGCCCGCCACCGGACCCGCGCCGGTCACGCTGTCGTAGCCGAAGCTGTAGAGTTCCTCGACCATCAGCTTGCCGCCGAGCACGTCGAACTTGCCGAGATAGCGCGCGGAGTTGTCGGCGCGGCCCACGAACGCGAGGTCGTACACGACGCTCGAATAGATCGCGGGACCGACCGGGTCGAACCACACGCCGAAGTCGTAGATGCCGGTGACGTGACGCCCCATCGTCAACTGCCCGTAAGGCGAGTCGATACCCACGTAAGCCGAGCGCCCGAACAGGCGCCCCGAGTTATTCGCCGTGCCTTTGGTGGCATCGAAACCGTTTTCCAGCACGGCCACGGCCGCATAACCGGCGCCGAGTTCTTCACGAACGCGCAAGCCCCAGCGCGAGGTCTGCGCGCCGCCCGAGATCAGCGAGAACGTCGAGCCGCTCTTGCCGCCCGTCACGACGTTGTGGTTGGTGAACTGCACGCCCACGTCGACAATGCCGTACAGCGTGACCGACGACTGCGCGTGCGCCGCCGGCGAAGCCAACGAAGCCGCCACCGAAACCGCCACCGATGCTCCTACCCATGCCTTTTTCACGTGTCTTCCTCCAATCCCTTCTTGTTTTATCGAAACTACGTTTTTTCTTTTCTTTTGCATACCGAAATAAAAGCTAGTCGGTTTGCGGTTCGCCGCTCGCGTCCTCCAGCGTCTTCTGGCGCGAGTCCACCTTCACCGCCACCACCAGCACCACCGCCGCCAGCACCAGCGGCATCGTGAAGTAGTAAATGATCTGGTGAATCATCGTCCCCAGCGTCAGCAGCCAGCCCAGCACGAACGGCCCCGTGATCGAGCCCACCCGCGCGCACGCCACCACCAGCCCCATCGCCAGCGAACGCACCCGCGTGGGAAACAGTTCGCTGCTCAGCGTGTAGAAGATCGGCACCACCCCGCCCGAGAAGAACTGGTAGCCCACGTCGCACGCCACGATGATTTCCACCGGGTAGCGATACTCGAACGACAGCCCGAAGCCGAAGAAACACAGCGCGCTCAATCCCGAGAGCAGCAGCATCGCCCACTTGCGCGGCATGCGGTCCTGCAGCCACATGCCGAAGATCTGCCCCAGCGGCGTGGTCGCCAGCACGATCATCGTGAACGTGAAGCTTTTCGTGAGCGTGAAGCCCTGGCGCAGGAAGATCGATGGCAGCCACGTGCCGAAGCCCACCACCTGCACGTTGTTCGCGAGCTGGAACAGACCGAGCACCGCGATCGCCAGCGCCGAGAACTTCAGCAGCGAGAACTGCTGGCCCAGCGTGGGGCGCGTCTTCTTCGCATAGGCGGCCGCTTCGGGCGGCACGAGTTCGAGCGACGTGTAGCCCGCACGGTCCGCGAGCCGGCGCACGATCTGCGCGGCCTCGTCGACACGGCCCTGCTGCAGCAGAAAGCGCACCGACTCCGGCATGTAACGGCGCACGTAGAGGATCATCAGCGCCGGGCTCACGCCCACCCAGAACAGCGCGCGCCAGCCAAAGCGCGGCACGATCAGCGTGGCCGCCACCGCGCACACGAACCAGCCGAACGAGTAACCGATCGCGCCCGAGCCGATGAAGATATGCCGCAACCGTTTGGGCGCGTATTCGGCGAGCAGCGCGAACGCCACCGGAAACTCCGCCGCGATGCCCATGCCGGCAATGAAGCGTGCGAGCAGCAGCACGGGGTAACTGGGCGCGATCGCGCTGAGGAAGGTGCCGAACGCGTAGGCGAACAGCGCCCACTGGAAGATCGGGCGGCGGCCGACGCGGTCGGCGAGCGGCGCGAACAGCAGCGCGCCGAGCAGCAGGCCGATGTTGGTGACCGAGCCGATCGCGCCCGCCTGGGTCGTGCTGATATGAAACTCGCGCACGATGAGTGGCAGTGCGAACGAAGTCGACTGGAAGTCGAAGCCGTCGAGTATCTGCGCAACGATGCAGCCCACGAGCAGCATCCACAGAAAGCCGTTCATCGGGCATGCGTCGAGGAATTCCGTGTAGGTCATGCTCTTGACCCCGGCGAGCGCGGCCGATGCCGCCTGCGCCTCGTTCGCCCTCCCGCCTAGAAATTTGCCCCGACCTTCGGCCAGCTCTACCATCGTTGTCTCCTTGCAGTCCGCGTTGCGCGGTTGTTGTTTCGCGTTTCGGCTTTTGCGCCGATCAGTGCGAGATGTCGCTTGTCATGACGAAGGCGAGCGCGCTTCGCCCGCGCCCGAATGCCGTCATCGTCCGGGCCGCTCCCGGTGCGGATGAGTTATCCCGCGCTGGCCGCCGGACGCGCGACCGGCGCCGCGCTCATCCACGGTCCGGGCGCCACCGGCATCGCTTCGTCGGCATCGCGGGCGACCGGCTCGAGACCGCTTTCGACGATGGCCTGCGCCGACGCCGCCGAGGCCAGATACCGCACCACGGCACGCGCGAGCGACGCGTGCCGGCTCCAAGCGGGCACGCCCGCCGCCACGCCCACCGAAGCCTGCAACTCGCGCGGAATGGGCGTGATGTGCGCGATGCCCGGCACGGGCCGCAACTCGCTCAACTGCTGGAACGCGATGTCCGCCTCGCCGCGCGCGACCACGGCGCCGGTGCGCTCGCCATTGCCGACGAAGCGGCTCTTGGGCAGGCATTCGTCCGCGATACCGAGCTTCTGGTACAGCTGCGTGGTCAGATACGTGCCGCTCGCGCTCGCCGAATAGGCGATGGTGCGCGCCGCAAGCAAGGTGCGTTTCAGCGCCTCGGCGCAGCTCACGTCGGGCGGCGGCGCGCCTTCCCGCACCGCCACGGCCACCGTCGAGCGCGCGATCAGCGCGCTGCTGTCCGGCACGATGTAGCCCGCGTCGAGAAACTGCCGCATGTTCGGGTCGGCGACGATCACGAGATCCACGGGTTCGAAACGCTGGAGCCGGTTGGGAATGGATTGCTCGCCCGTGCCGATCGACGTCGTGACGGTCACCACACGCTTGCCCGTGAGCGCTTCGAGCATGGGCACGAGCGCCAGATGCGCGGCCGTGAACACGCCGGACGTCATCACGCGAAAGCTGTCGTCGTCGTTCGGCGCCGCGCTGGGCAATGCGTCGTTCGAGGCGCCGGACAAGTCGGCGCACGAACACGTTCCGCCCGCCGACGCAGCCGCCTGCTCCGCCTCTTCGGCTTCGACCAGTGCCCAGACGCGGCGGAACGGCCCGCGCGTGCGGATCAGTTCCGCGCCCGCGTCGGCGGCGAGCGCGTCGTCGATCCAGGCGAGCTTGCCCAGCGTCGCGCCGATACACGCGCGATGCGCGTTCTCCTCGAACAGGAACGCGCTCGCCACGGCCTCTTCCACGCTTGCGCCGGTGACCGTCGCACCATGCGCGCACATCAGCACCGCGCGATGCGGGCCGAGCGCCTGCGCCAGATAGGCACCGCGCGTGCGATCGCTCACGAGCCGCGGGTCGTCGTAAGTGGGAATGCCGTCGTGGAACAGCGTGCCCATCAGATGGATCGGCCGCAGCGTCTGG is a window encoding:
- a CDS encoding HAD family hydrolase — translated: MNAPPRAVLWDMDGTLALSEPLHLRTLIAALAHHGVRAGDELHPLTFGQTGKAVHRLVRERFGIDTPFDAWSAYRAARYVAEAPQLAPRPGALEVWRAAHDAGLRQAIVSNAGRMLLEANLNALGLQAPELVSVSANDVRHGKPDPEPYLRAAYLLDVPPAQAVAVEDSPTGAQAALAAGMRVLGWPAEAEHASGFAPQVQLVYSARELAAALGLSLDLPDSH
- a CDS encoding glycerol dehydrogenase; the protein is MLKTSIFPSRYVQGAGALATLDAELARLGTRAACLVDRNVAGLLDPSLARADKVALQVRAVEAACTERAVAETAGWIRSTGADMVVSFGGGKVIDTGRAAADDLRLPFACVPTIAASDAPCSALAVIYDEAGRVVRDRFVRRNPDLVLLDTAVIVRAPARFFIAGIGDALATWYEADACRRAWARNLCGGRGTALAFEAARLCRDMLFAHAPQAVADCRAQLVTPDFDATLEATVLLSGIGFESGGVAAAHAIHHGLADLPSSHSLLHGEKVAVGVLASLFLSTVDEAERHRVFAFCRTVGLPTRLAQINVDVNDTAALEAVAARACRAGEIIHNEPYPVEPAMVVAALKAMDGYGARLEARHYAEELA
- a CDS encoding SDR family NAD(P)-dependent oxidoreductase, translated to MNVMQNVTANPAQGTTQSHESHAFRPDLFDGKTVLVSGATSGIGLAIAEGFAALGARVIATGSSAAKLEARRADATLSHLRFEALDVRDAQAIQQFVGGLDTLDVLVNAAGVARPFDEYRDDVFREVLDVNLTAAMRFSMAARAQLEHTQGAIVNVASMLSYLADVEVPAYCASKTGVLGLTRSLAHAFGVAGVRVNAIAPGYHRTDMTRPLWETPASAQKIAARSALKRWGEASDLVGATLFLASPAAAFITGVTLPVDGGYVSGS
- a CDS encoding LysR substrate-binding domain-containing protein encodes the protein MSVVNLDLELLRTFVAIVERESFAAAAESVHRTQSAVTQQMQRLESQLDKTLFHKKGREKRLTEDGLKLLEYSRRLLALNDEACSAIAGSTLTGEVRLGAPADVADSMLPNLLQRFSKAFPSLRMTIDTGRTAFLMQAMKRGEIDMTISAREHPEYRRVTLRTSPTVWMCADDYHYDRLQPLDLITSDEPSLFRTMALDHLERAGIAWRIKYVAPTLPGIRAALRAGLGITARSVEVMGPDLRVLGEADGLPRLPDVTYNLYIGSSPNPPARRLFDSLGAVRI
- a CDS encoding class II aldolase/adducin family protein; this encodes MIRKWMRAGLVVLAVVMGVGGMGMTGFARAQQPVDPDDAVKEQLVQAYRILVNEGVLDGFGHVSARSKKDPGIFYMPRAMPPSLVTKNDILALRVSDSQPIDAQGRKVNGERYIHGEIYKARPDVMAVIHSHSQAVIPLSLTHIPLKPVIAQAGFLPLETPNFEIRDARGKEERGMQVTDEKRGAALARALGNAPVILMRGHGDTVVGHSVKQAVVFAVYADVDARMQTQAMLLSKNITTMDPAELFGESEFDINRPWEYMLAKTMTPEEKAHIDHTQFGLEQTQQKQ
- a CDS encoding porin, whose product is MKKAWVGASVAVSVAASLASPAAHAQSSVTLYGIVDVGVQFTNHNVVTGGKSGSTFSLISGGAQTSRWGLRVREELGAGYAAVAVLENGFDATKGTANNSGRLFGRSAYVGIDSPYGQLTMGRHVTGIYDFGVWFDPVGPAIYSSVVYDLAFVGRADNSARYLGKFDVLGGKLMVEELYSFGYDSVTGAGPVAGAYRVGKEESLFVTYNHGIGTLGLLFDQQNGNTVATQGVKTQRYGAAASLDLNPVQLYAAYRFYAQKQPVQNLYSSLFWVAGRYQVTPYFNIASDLFYEADRNTGQGNPLMLSVLADYLLSKRTDVYVQLGTILNKAHSALGFAGFNTVTEGAVQTGAMIGLRTRF
- a CDS encoding MFS transporter gives rise to the protein MVELAEGRGKFLGGRANEAQAASAALAGVKSMTYTEFLDACPMNGFLWMLLVGCIVAQILDGFDFQSTSFALPLIVREFHISTTQAGAIGSVTNIGLLLGALLFAPLADRVGRRPIFQWALFAYAFGTFLSAIAPSYPVLLLARFIAGMGIAAEFPVAFALLAEYAPKRLRHIFIGSGAIGYSFGWFVCAVAATLIVPRFGWRALFWVGVSPALMILYVRRYMPESVRFLLQQGRVDEAAQIVRRLADRAGYTSLELVPPEAAAYAKKTRPTLGQQFSLLKFSALAIAVLGLFQLANNVQVVGFGTWLPSIFLRQGFTLTKSFTFTMIVLATTPLGQIFGMWLQDRMPRKWAMLLLSGLSALCFFGFGLSFEYRYPVEIIVACDVGYQFFSGGVVPIFYTLSSELFPTRVRSLAMGLVVACARVGSITGPFVLGWLLTLGTMIHQIIYYFTMPLVLAAVVLVVAVKVDSRQKTLEDASGEPQTD
- a CDS encoding class II aldolase/adducin family protein, which produces MSEIVSTTLKAWRFLYRRGFIEGFGHISVRLPGERFMITRHSLGMNATADDFVVMDFEGRKLEGAGDPPGEYPIHLEVLAARPDVNSVIHYHGMYSTAFTTSGQTLRPIHLMGTLFHDGIPTYDDPRLVSDRTRGAYLAQALGPHRAVLMCAHGATVTGASVEEAVASAFLFEENAHRACIGATLGKLAWIDDALAADAGAELIRTRGPFRRVWALVEAEEAEQAAASAGGTCSCADLSGASNDALPSAAPNDDDSFRVMTSGVFTAAHLALVPMLEALTGKRVVTVTTSIGTGEQSIPNRLQRFEPVDLVIVADPNMRQFLDAGYIVPDSSALIARSTVAVAVREGAPPPDVSCAEALKRTLLAARTIAYSASASGTYLTTQLYQKLGIADECLPKSRFVGNGERTGAVVARGEADIAFQQLSELRPVPGIAHITPIPRELQASVGVAAGVPAWSRHASLARAVVRYLASAASAQAIVESGLEPVARDADEAMPVAPGPWMSAAPVARPAASAG